AACGCGATCTGATCGTCAATGACCAAACTCTTTTCGTGCGTGAAACGAAAGTCATAACTCGCCCAGCGAAACTTGATCGGCGTCCCTTTCATCGCGTTGTAAATATCCACGTTCGTCGCGCCCATCCCGTACGGATTCAATTCCATCAAGACGCGCGCGTCCACGCCGCGCTTGGATGCGGCGATTAACGCATCGCGCACCGCGTCGCTCGTGAACAAATACATTTTGAGCCGAATGGATTTTTTCGCGCTCTGAATCGCTTTGAGAATGAGATTCGCGCCGGCGTCGGGCATCGTGTAAGCGACCAGGCAGTTGCAGGTTTGCGCGCGCTGCCAGAGTTCGTCCGCGCTCGGCAACGGCGCGAACGTTGGCGGCGGTAATGTCGGCGTAGCCGTTGCCGGTGCGCGCGTCGCGGTTGACGGCGGCGCGGTCGGCGGAATCGCCGTGCGCGTCGCAGTATTCGTCGGCGGTGGGGGCGGCGCCAGTGTGGGTGTCGGCGTCGCGGCATTGCACGCGATCAACGCGAGCGTCAATCCAAATAACACGAGAAAAAATACGGTGTGCTTCATTGCATTGTCCTTTTCACTGAGCTGAAAAAATTATACCACGACCCGCGCACACACGCAAAGATTTGATTTTCCGCGTTGCCAGTGCTACAATCTCTTTGACCTTGCGAAGGTTTCGCGAAGCGCCTTCGCAGGGTTGGATTGGAGTCATCCATGAATCTGACGCACCTTACGCTCACCAACTTTCGCAACTATGCCCATCTCGAACTCGACCTCGCGCCGGGTGTCACATTATTGCAAGGCGAGAACGCGTGCGGTAAAACCAGTTTGCTCGAAGCGATCTTTTATCTCGCGACCGCGCACTCGCCGCGCGCCGGCGCGGAACGCGAGTTGATTCGCTGGGGCGCGAGCGACGAACCGATCCCATTCGCGCACGTCGAAGCGGACGTGGAAAAGAGCAACGGCACGCGCACGCAGTTGGAAATCGTCCTCGTGCAACCCGGCGAATCGGCGGCAAGGGTGGACAGCGCGCGCGCCGCGAATGGACGCGTCACCAAACGCATCAAGGTCAACGGCGTCGGCAAACGCGCACTCGACTTGCTGGGAGAACTGAACGTCGTACTCTTTCTGCCCGAAGACCTTGACCTGGTTTTCGGATCGCCCGGCGACCGGCGACGCTATCTCGACGTGACGCTTTCGCAGATTGATCCGCGTTACGGGCGCGCGCTCTCGAAATATAATCAGGTGCTCGAACAGCGCAACGGATTGTTGCGCGAATTTCGCGAGCGGTCATTCAACAATCCGACCCAGCTCGCAGTCTGGGATCAGCAACTCGTCGCCGAGGGGACGTACCTCATCGCGCGGCGCGGCGACACTATCGCGCGCTACAATGATCTGATCGCCGAAATTCATCCGCGCCTCACCGGCGCGCGCGAAGAGTTGCGTCTGGTCTATCAGCCAAGCGTCGCGTCGAACGGCGAACACGCCACCGCGACTGGGAAAGAGTTGCGCGTCGCCGGCATCGCGCGCGCGTTCAACGAACAACTCGCCGCGCTGCGCCCGCGCGAACTCGCGTCCGCGCAAACGCTCGTCGGTCCGCATCGCGACGACGTGCGCTTTATTGTTCAGCGCGCGAACGGCGCGCCGCCGATGGACGCGAATACGTTTGCCTCGCGTGGGCAGGGACGCACGATTGCCTTGTCGCTCAAACTCGCCGAAGTTGCGTTGATGCGCGCCGAGACCGGCGAAACGCCCGTGCTCTTGCTCGACGACGTAATGTCCGAACTCGACGCAGCGCGCCGCGCCGCGCTCGCCGACACGATGCTTGATTCGACGCAAGCCCTCATCACCACGACCGACCTCAGCGACCTCGCGCCAGAATGGCTCGAACGCGTCCATGTCCTCCATGTGTGCGACGGGCAAGTAATTTCCGACCTCTAACTCAATTCCCCAACTCGAACAAACCAAAGTGGGGCAATTTTCCAAATTGCCTCACCGAAATTTGCATTCGGCAAAGTGGGGCAATTTGGAAAATTGCCCCACGCTTTTGTTGGACGGATCACAACGGCTTGCGTTCCGGAATGCCGGCGCGGCGCGGGAACGTTTCCGACGTCGGCGCGATTTTGGCGATGACGACGAGATGTCGCGGCTCCAACCCAGGCAACTGCACGGGCGTGATCGCGCTCACTTGACCACCCAGGATTCGCAGCGCGCGCGTGGCGCGTTGTACCTCGTCATCAATCGCGACACCCTTTTGCGCGATGAACACGCCGCCGACGCGCACGAACGGTAGTGCGTACTCGGCAAGCACAGCCAGGTCTGCAACGGCGCGCGCGACGACGACATCATATTTGTCGCGGTGCGCCGCCTCGCGCGCGAGGTCTTCGGCGCGCGCGTGAATCGCCGCCGTGTCGCGCAGATCGAGTCGCGCGATGAGGTGCTGGAGAAACGCAACCTTTTTACCGACCGATTCAAGCAAGGTTACGCGCAACTCAGGACGCACGATTTTCAATGGCACGCCGGGAAATCCCGCGCCGCTTCCCACATCGAGAAGTGTGCGCGCGTCGGTCGGCAATGCGGGAACAACCGACAATGAATCCAAGAAATGTTTGAGTACAACTTGATCGCGTTCGATGATCGCAGTGAGATTGACGCGCGTGTTCCACTCGGTCAACTCGCGCAGATAAATTTCAAACGCGTCGAGTTGCTGGGTAGTCAGCGCGACTTGAAACGCGCGCGCGGCATCGGTTAGATTTTTCATCGGCGGGATTATACCACAACCGGGTAACTAGCCAGTTGCCGTATGTGTCATTGCGGGCGAAGCGAAGCAATCACCCCTCCCTACCCTCCCCTTACCAAGGGGAGGGTTAGGGTGGGGTTGGAGATTGCTGCGGGCAAAATCCGCCCTCGCAATGACATAGGCGCAACTGATTGCGTGATTCGCCAAGTTGTCCTATAATCTGGGCGCGCCAGAGATGTGCTCTCGGCGCGAGGAGACAAGCCAATGGCGACTCCGCAAGCATCCCCGATAGCAGACCTGGGTCAGGTCGCGTTCAGCCCCCGCGCGCAACAATTCTTCGACCAGGTTTTCAAACCGCGCTATACCGCGTTGCAACAAGCCGTGCGCCAAACTCCGCTCGTTATTCTCGTGTGGGGTCCGGGCGCGAGCGCCGGCGATTTGTACCGCAAGCGTCTGCAAATTCGCGATGAACTCCGCCGCCTGGGTCACGCCGCGGTGTTTAGCGAAGAACTCGCCGGCGGCTCGCCGGCAGAAATGTCCCAAAAGGGCATCGAGTTTCTCCAAGCCCAAGCCGCCGATCTCATTGTCGTGATGCAGACCTCGTACGGCTCCGTCGCCGAAGTTCACGACTTTGCGAGTTATCGCATCGTCAATTTCAAAATGCTGATCTTTATTGACGAACGCGCGCAAGACGGCTATTCGTATCGCGGCGCATTGACCGAACTCAAAACGCTGTACAACAATGTCGAAACGTTCAAGTATCCCGACGACATTACGCAGTGCCACTTGCTCCGCAAAGTGATCGAAAAAGTCAACGTGCTCCAGATGGTCAAGTATCGCGATCAGCAAAACGTGGCGAGCTGGGCAGGCGTCAATCCTGGGGAGCCAACGCGATGAACCCGCCCTCCCACGATTCGTACGCGCGCAATCTACTCGAACTGTACCGCACGCATCGCGACGAGATTGACTCACTGTCCGATCCAACCGTGTTCTTCATCCTGGGATTGGTCAATCACGTCGGCAAGGTCACGCTCGACGATCTCGCGCGCGATGTCAACCTCGCGCCGAACGAACTGCGCGTCAAGCTCGTATCGCTCTTGCGCGGCAAACTGATCCAGGACGCCAAAGGCACGTTGACCGTAACTGCCCTGGGCGCGCAATTACTCAAGGAACTCGGCTTTCCGATACAGCCCGTCCCAGCATCCACTCAACCGCGTTCTCAACCGCGACCACAAACTCTGCCGCGCGGTGCTCCACAGCCAGTGCCCGCGCGCCGAATCAATTGGGGCATGTGGATTGGTGTCGCGGCAACAATCGTTTTGTTTTTCGCGATTGGCGGAGGCGCGGTCCTCATCGCGCTGAGTCGAACGCCAATAGCCATGATCACGGCAACACCCATTTTGATATCTACGCCCACGAGCACCAGCACGTCATTGCCAACGGATACGCCAATCACACCAGTCACGGTCGCGCCATTTGTGCCATCGCCAACGCCGACCCCATCGAGCGCGCCATCGCCAACGCTCACCCGAACTCCGTCGCTGACCGTGACACCATCGCGCACACCAACGCGCACGCGCACACCGACGATCACACTGACCGCCGTACCGACGACGATCACGCTGCCGGCAGTCGAAGATGCATTCGTCACTTCGACCTGCGGCGCGAGCAGTCCGAACAACACGACCCAGCTCAACGTGGCGTCCAACTCCGGCGATCCGGATTGTCCTGGCGCTAAACAACGCGCACTGCTGCGATTCGGACTCAAACTGCCGGCGAATTACGCGATTCTGCAAGCCAAATTGAATGTCCATGTGATGACCGCTACATCCGGCACGACCCGCATCGGCGTGCATCGCTTGACGGGCGCGTGGTCCCAAACGGCTGTCACCTGGAACAACCAACCCGGGCGCACCGCGATGTACGACAATGTGAGCGTGGGCGGCGAAGGGTGGTACACCTGGGATGTGACCAAAATGGTGGAGGAGTGGCACACAGACGCGCAACCGGACAATGGATTGGTTTTGATGAACACGAGTGAAAATCTGAGCACGATCAACTATCGCGCCTTTAACAGCAACGAGCATCTCAATCGCGCGTTGCGTCCGTACTTGCAGATCACGTATCGTCCCAGGTAACGATTCGTGGTATAATGCCGAGCACTGGAAAGGAAGCGCGTATGCTTGAACCGCAA
The Chloroflexota bacterium genome window above contains:
- the recF gene encoding DNA replication/repair protein RecF, whose translation is MNLTHLTLTNFRNYAHLELDLAPGVTLLQGENACGKTSLLEAIFYLATAHSPRAGAERELIRWGASDEPIPFAHVEADVEKSNGTRTQLEIVLVQPGESAARVDSARAANGRVTKRIKVNGVGKRALDLLGELNVVLFLPEDLDLVFGSPGDRRRYLDVTLSQIDPRYGRALSKYNQVLEQRNGLLREFRERSFNNPTQLAVWDQQLVAEGTYLIARRGDTIARYNDLIAEIHPRLTGAREELRLVYQPSVASNGEHATATGKELRVAGIARAFNEQLAALRPRELASAQTLVGPHRDDVRFIVQRANGAPPMDANTFASRGQGRTIALSLKLAEVALMRAETGETPVLLLDDVMSELDAARRAALADTMLDSTQALITTTDLSDLAPEWLERVHVLHVCDGQVISDL
- the rsmG gene encoding 16S rRNA (guanine(527)-N(7))-methyltransferase RsmG — encoded protein: MKNLTDAARAFQVALTTQQLDAFEIYLRELTEWNTRVNLTAIIERDQVVLKHFLDSLSVVPALPTDARTLLDVGSGAGFPGVPLKIVRPELRVTLLESVGKKVAFLQHLIARLDLRDTAAIHARAEDLAREAAHRDKYDVVVARAVADLAVLAEYALPFVRVGGVFIAQKGVAIDDEVQRATRALRILGGQVSAITPVQLPGLEPRHLVVIAKIAPTSETFPRRAGIPERKPL
- a CDS encoding DNRLRE domain-containing protein encodes the protein MNPPSHDSYARNLLELYRTHRDEIDSLSDPTVFFILGLVNHVGKVTLDDLARDVNLAPNELRVKLVSLLRGKLIQDAKGTLTVTALGAQLLKELGFPIQPVPASTQPRSQPRPQTLPRGAPQPVPARRINWGMWIGVAATIVLFFAIGGGAVLIALSRTPIAMITATPILISTPTSTSTSLPTDTPITPVTVAPFVPSPTPTPSSAPSPTLTRTPSLTVTPSRTPTRTRTPTITLTAVPTTITLPAVEDAFVTSTCGASSPNNTTQLNVASNSGDPDCPGAKQRALLRFGLKLPANYAILQAKLNVHVMTATSGTTRIGVHRLTGAWSQTAVTWNNQPGRTAMYDNVSVGGEGWYTWDVTKMVEEWHTDAQPDNGLVLMNTSENLSTINYRAFNSNEHLNRALRPYLQITYRPR